A DNA window from uncultured Methanoregula sp. contains the following coding sequences:
- the hemA gene encoding glutamyl-tRNA reductase: MSMDEQGQVPIAIAGVSHHTANVTALEAFRFSGEPEFLEAAKDRFPGVILLQTCNRVEVFVEGTAEDLRTFLADQGRDGFFVHEGTGALRHLFTLASGIDSMIVGEDQIIGQLKKSLSDAQEAGTAGDFLELCINKAIHVGIEVRRRTSINRGAVSVGSAAVLLAEAEIGSLEGKHILVVGSGEMGLLVAQALAAKKLTAMYVANRTYGRAEILADKIGGKAVRMSELYHYITLSDVVISCTSAPHPVIHRQELSRAMRDRCWPVEGHPRPLIVIDIAQPRDVEPGAETVDGVRLFTIDNLRSVNEQTMSTRRAEADRAHAFVGEELQLFLRHLNRKNADESLAALHTWAESVRSRERDRALARLGTEDPRIVGIVDDLTRVLAKKLLTDATFSIRSSAEEGDLAGAQALLRAITQGERIQMDLSRRD, from the coding sequence ATGTCCATGGATGAACAAGGGCAGGTCCCGATCGCAATCGCCGGGGTCAGCCATCACACGGCAAATGTCACGGCCCTTGAAGCCTTCCGGTTCTCCGGCGAACCGGAATTCCTCGAAGCAGCAAAGGATCGCTTTCCCGGCGTCATCCTTCTCCAGACCTGCAACCGGGTGGAAGTTTTTGTCGAAGGCACTGCGGAGGATCTCCGCACCTTCCTTGCGGACCAGGGCCGGGACGGATTCTTTGTCCACGAAGGCACCGGGGCTTTGCGCCACCTCTTCACGCTCGCCTCCGGCATCGATTCGATGATTGTCGGGGAAGACCAGATCATCGGGCAGCTCAAAAAATCTCTCTCGGATGCCCAGGAAGCTGGGACTGCCGGCGACTTTCTCGAGCTCTGCATCAATAAAGCGATCCATGTCGGGATCGAAGTCCGGAGGAGGACTTCCATCAACCGGGGAGCGGTCTCGGTGGGATCGGCTGCAGTCCTGCTGGCCGAGGCCGAGATAGGCAGCCTCGAAGGCAAACATATTCTTGTTGTCGGGAGCGGCGAGATGGGCCTGCTCGTGGCCCAGGCGCTTGCCGCCAAGAAACTGACTGCCATGTATGTGGCGAACCGGACCTATGGCCGGGCGGAGATCCTTGCCGACAAGATCGGGGGAAAAGCGGTCCGGATGTCCGAGCTGTACCACTACATCACCCTCTCCGATGTCGTGATCTCCTGTACCTCCGCCCCCCACCCGGTCATCCACCGGCAGGAGCTCTCACGGGCCATGCGGGACCGGTGCTGGCCTGTTGAAGGACACCCACGCCCGCTCATCGTCATCGATATCGCCCAGCCGCGGGATGTCGAGCCGGGGGCCGAGACGGTTGACGGGGTCCGGCTCTTCACCATCGACAACCTCCGCTCGGTCAACGAGCAGACCATGAGCACCCGGAGGGCCGAGGCGGACCGGGCCCATGCGTTTGTCGGCGAAGAACTCCAGCTCTTCCTCCGCCACCTGAACCGGAAGAATGCCGACGAGTCGCTGGCCGCCCTGCACACCTGGGCCGAGTCGGTCCGCTCCCGCGAGCGGGACCGGGCCCTTGCCCGGCTCGGCACCGAAGATCCACGGATTGTCGGGATTGTCGACGACCTGACCCGGGTGCTTGCAAAGAAACTCCTGACCGATGCCACGTTCTCCATCCGCTCCAGCGCCGAGGAGGGCGATCTGGCGGGAGCGCAGGCACTCCTCCGGGCAATCACCCAGGGCGAACGGATCCAGATGGATCTCTCCCGGCGCGATTGA
- a CDS encoding bifunctional precorrin-2 dehydrogenase/sirohydrochlorin ferrochelatase, translating into MIPLFVDCSGRRVIIFGGGEVAARKCAYFTTADVTVLSRSFSPAILALPVRREELDLESASDGSLRKILAGAFLVIAALSDPEQNNRIGRLCAEAHILFNNADGNAGSVMLPAVARGKNYTIAISTGGASPAISRFIREKIERDYPALDAMIELQQRLREELKETVPDQEKRSAILTEILDSPSVWEALGEDPAATWKEIVARYVHG; encoded by the coding sequence ATGATCCCTCTCTTCGTGGATTGTTCGGGCCGGCGTGTCATCATATTCGGGGGAGGGGAAGTTGCCGCACGGAAGTGCGCTTATTTTACAACAGCGGATGTGACGGTGCTGAGCCGCTCCTTCTCTCCTGCCATTCTCGCTCTTCCGGTCCGGCGCGAAGAACTGGATCTTGAGTCGGCATCCGACGGGTCGCTCAGGAAAATACTGGCCGGTGCATTCCTCGTGATTGCGGCCCTCTCCGACCCGGAGCAGAACAACCGGATCGGCAGGCTCTGCGCCGAGGCACATATCCTCTTCAACAATGCCGACGGGAATGCCGGCTCTGTCATGCTCCCGGCCGTTGCCCGGGGCAAGAATTACACGATCGCGATCAGCACCGGGGGAGCGAGCCCGGCGATCTCCCGCTTTATCCGGGAGAAGATCGAACGCGATTACCCGGCGCTCGATGCAATGATCGAACTGCAGCAGCGCCTCCGCGAGGAACTCAAAGAGACCGTGCCTGACCAGGAGAAGCGGTCCGCGATATTGACAGAAATTCTTGACAGCCCCTCTGTCTGGGAAGCGCTCGGGGAAGATCCGGCAGCAACCTGGAAGGAGATCGTTGCGAGGTATGTCCATGGATGA